Part of the Bacteroidota bacterium genome, ACACTGAACGCACGCGCTTCGACCTCGCTGGGCCCGCCGAAGTCCTCGGTGACCTCGGCCGTCGTACTGGAGTAAGTCAGTGAAGCACCAAGCCGGGGAGTCGCAAGGGCTTCCAGCCCGACCCCGAACCCACTTTGCCCGTCTCCGGTCAGCAGCGCCAGACCGAACCCTGCACTGGGTCGCCCATCCAGGATGTATTCGGTTTGAGCCCGGGCAGCAGTGGAGGAGGCTAGGAGTAGGAGCAGGAACGCAAAGCGCATCAGGAGGAGCGGAGGGGTGGAAGGATTACTCGGCGCGGGCGCGCTCGGCGAAGGCGCCGATGCGGCGGACGGCCTCGGTGACGTTCTCCAGGCTCGTCGCGTACGAGCAGCGGAGGTAGCCCGTCCCGCTCGGGCCGAAGGCGTCGCCGGGGACGCAGGCGACGTGCTCCTCCTGCAAGAGCCGCTGCGCGAAGTCCTCCGACGAGAGGCCGGTCGAGGTGATGTCGGGGAAGGCGTAGAACGCGCCCTCCGGCTCGAACGTCGGCAGGCCGGCGGCGCGGAGGCCGTCCACGATCACGCGGCGGCGGGCGTCGTAAGCCTGGCGCATCTCTTCGACGTGCGGTTGACACTCTCGGATCGCGGCGACGGCTCCGATCTGCCCCATCGTCGGCGCGCTCATGACGACGTACTGGTGGCACTTGTAGATCGCCTTCAGGATGTCCGGCGGCGCGCAGCAATAGCCGATCCGCCAGCCCGTCATCGCGTAGCCCTTCGAGAACCCGCCGAGCAGAACCGTCCGGTCCCGCAGCGACGGAATCGACGGCAGGCAGGTGTGGCCCTCGCTGTAGGCCTCGCCGTAGACGAGCCGGTCGTAGATCTCGTCCGAGAGCACGAGGAGGTCGTGCCGGACGACGACCTCGGCGATCGCTTCCAGCGTCTCGCGGCGCAGCACGGCCCCGGTCGGGTTGTTGGGGTAGCCGAGGAAGAGCAGCTTCGTGCGCGGCGTGATGCGGCTCTCGATGTCCTCGGCGGTGACCTGGAAGTCGTGCTCGGCGCGCGTCGGGACGTAGACCACCTCGGCCCCGGCGAACTTGGCCGTCGGGCCGTAGCTCACGAAGCAGGGCTCGGGGATCAGGACCTCGTCGCCCGGTCCGAGCAGGGCCAGCATCGCAAGCTGCATCGCCTCGCTCACCCCGACCGAGACAAGGATCTCGCTGCCGGGGTCGTAGCTCACCCCGTAGAGCCGGTCGATCTCCTCGCTGATCGCATCGCGCAGTTCGGGCAGTCCGGCGTTCGCCGTGTAGCCCGTCCGGCCCGCGTCGAGCGACGCCTTCGCCGCGTCGATCACCGGCTGCGGGGAGACGAAGTCGGGCTCGCCGATGCCGAGCGAGACGAGGGGCGGGTCCACGTCTCCCATCGTCCCCGCGATCTCGAAGAAGCGGCGGATGCCGGAGGGTGGGACGGAGCGCACGCGCTCCGAGAGGCGGGCTTCGAGGTCGAGGACTTGCATGGGGCTAAAGGTTTGAGAGTGTGAGTGCGCGAGGGTTCAGCATGAGGGTCGAGAGCACCGTACTCCCCCATCCTCCCATACCCCCACACTCGCACGCTGGAATCCACGGAAAGCGGACGGACCCGGCGGGCGAGGTACCGGTAAGTTACCCACTCGCCCAACGCGGCGCACTCCCTTTCCCCCGCATCACGTTTGAGATCATGGCAGAAACCCTCGCGACCAACGGTACCGATACGGCCGTCCAAACCTTCCAGAACTACATCGGCGGCCGGTGGCGCGACGCCTCCTCCGGCGAGACCTTCGAGGACCGCAACCCCGCCCGGCAGTCCGACCTCATCGGCCACTTCCCGAAGTCGACCGCCGAGGACGTGGACGCGGCGGTGAAGGCGGCGCGCGCGGCGTACGA contains:
- a CDS encoding aminotransferase class I/II-fold pyridoxal phosphate-dependent enzyme, whose translation is MQVLDLEARLSERVRSVPPSGIRRFFEIAGTMGDVDPPLVSLGIGEPDFVSPQPVIDAAKASLDAGRTGYTANAGLPELRDAISEEIDRLYGVSYDPGSEILVSVGVSEAMQLAMLALLGPGDEVLIPEPCFVSYGPTAKFAGAEVVYVPTRAEHDFQVTAEDIESRITPRTKLLFLGYPNNPTGAVLRRETLEAIAEVVVRHDLLVLSDEIYDRLVYGEAYSEGHTCLPSIPSLRDRTVLLGGFSKGYAMTGWRIGYCCAPPDILKAIYKCHQYVVMSAPTMGQIGAVAAIRECQPHVEEMRQAYDARRRVIVDGLRAAGLPTFEPEGAFYAFPDITSTGLSSEDFAQRLLQEEHVACVPGDAFGPSGTGYLRCSYATSLENVTEAVRRIGAFAERARAE